A single region of the Nicotiana sylvestris chromosome 6, ASM39365v2, whole genome shotgun sequence genome encodes:
- the LOC104237019 gene encoding uncharacterized protein isoform X1, translating to MMRVRTKLPGFCKSKTAVRVGARSPSQPYKKNGLIKFDATDNQNSTEMMSFNSSTGNNNNNNNRVMVVVDPSLDANCALQWALSHTVQSQDTIILLYVTKTSNEGVGEKANSEFNQKAYQLLCSMKNMCQTRKQGVQVEIAMQEGKEKGAVIVEEAKQRKVSLLVLGQRKRSIMWRLLRKKSRSRVVKYCIQKANCMTVAVRRKSSKSGGYLITTKRHKKFWLLA from the exons ATGATGCGTGTGCGTACAAAGTTACCAGGATTCTGCAAAAGCAAAACTGCGGTTCGTGTTGGAGCGCGTTCGCCTTCTCAGCCATACAAGAAGAATGGTTTGATCAAATTCGATGCCACTGACAACCAAAACAGCACAGAAATGATGAGTTTCAACAGTAGTActggaaataataataataataataatagagttATGGTTGTTGTTGATCCTAGTCTCGATGCCAATTGTGCTTTGCAATGGGCACTTTCTCATACTGTCCAAAGTCAAGATACTATTATTCTTCTCTATGTCACCAAGACTTCAAATGAAGGTGTAGGTGAAAAAGCCAACAGTGAATTTAATCAGAAGGCTTATCAACTTCTTTGCTCCATGAAAAATATGTGCCAAACAAGGAAACAAGGG GTGCAAGTGGAGATAGCAATGcaagaaggaaaagagaaaggAGCTGTGATTGTAGAAGAAGCAAAGCAACGTAAGGTGTCTTTACTGGTATTAGGACAAAGGAAAAGATCAATAATGTGGAGACTGCTAAGGAAAAAGTCAAGAAGTAGAGTTGTGAAATATTGTATTCAGAAGGCCAATTGCATGACAGTTGCTGTGAGAAGAAAGAGCAGCAAATCTGGAGGATATTTGATTACTACTAAACGTCATAAGAAATTTTGGCTTTTAGCTTGA
- the LOC104237019 gene encoding uncharacterized protein isoform X2, with translation MMSFNSSTGNNNNNNNRVMVVVDPSLDANCALQWALSHTVQSQDTIILLYVTKTSNEGVGEKANSEFNQKAYQLLCSMKNMCQTRKQGVQVEIAMQEGKEKGAVIVEEAKQRKVSLLVLGQRKRSIMWRLLRKKSRSRVVKYCIQKANCMTVAVRRKSSKSGGYLITTKRHKKFWLLA, from the exons ATGATGAGTTTCAACAGTAGTActggaaataataataataataataatagagttATGGTTGTTGTTGATCCTAGTCTCGATGCCAATTGTGCTTTGCAATGGGCACTTTCTCATACTGTCCAAAGTCAAGATACTATTATTCTTCTCTATGTCACCAAGACTTCAAATGAAGGTGTAGGTGAAAAAGCCAACAGTGAATTTAATCAGAAGGCTTATCAACTTCTTTGCTCCATGAAAAATATGTGCCAAACAAGGAAACAAGGG GTGCAAGTGGAGATAGCAATGcaagaaggaaaagagaaaggAGCTGTGATTGTAGAAGAAGCAAAGCAACGTAAGGTGTCTTTACTGGTATTAGGACAAAGGAAAAGATCAATAATGTGGAGACTGCTAAGGAAAAAGTCAAGAAGTAGAGTTGTGAAATATTGTATTCAGAAGGCCAATTGCATGACAGTTGCTGTGAGAAGAAAGAGCAGCAAATCTGGAGGATATTTGATTACTACTAAACGTCATAAGAAATTTTGGCTTTTAGCTTGA
- the LOC104237020 gene encoding ADP,ATP carrier protein ER-ANT1 isoform X1 yields MIKEGKLGPEMETRSEKFSVDFLMGGTAAIVAKSAAAPIERVKLLLQNQGELMKRGQLKRPYMGISDCFQRVLREEGLVSLWRGNQANVIRYFPTQASNFAFKGYYKTLFGYSKEKDGYVKWFAGNVASGSAAGATTSLFFYHLDYARTRLAMDSTECPVNGKRQFKGLIDVYSKTLSSDGIVGLYRGFGASIMGITLYRGMYFGLYDSMKPIVLVGPLQDNFLASFLLGWSITTSSGVCAYPFDTVRRRMMLTSGQETKYRNSMHALREIIRVEGFAALFRGVSANMLYGMAGAGVLAGYDKIHQIVYRPAYSFETQRAFNK; encoded by the exons AT GATTAAGGAGGGAAAACTTGGGCCTGAAATGGAAACTAGATCGGAAAAATTTTCTGTGGATTTTCTCATGGGCGGAACAGCAGCCATTGTAGCAAAAAGTGCTGCAGCACCAATTGAAAGAGTAAAACTTCTGTTGCAGAATCAGGGAGAATTGATGAAGAGAGGTCAACTTAAGAGACCTTATATGGGAATTAGTGATTGCTTTCAAAGAGTTTTGCGGGAGGAGGGTCTTGTCTCATTGTGGAGGGGAAACCAGGCCAATGTTATAAGATATTTCCCAACTCAG GCTTCCAACTTTGCTTTCAAAGGTTACTACAAGACCCTCTTTGGATATTCAAAAGAGAAAGATGGATATGTCAAGTGGTTTGCAGGCAATGTGGCATCAGGTAGCGCTGCTGGGGCAACTACTTCTCTGTTCTTTTATCACTTGGACTATGCAAGGACTCGCTTGGCCATGGATTCTACGGAGTGCCCCGTTAATGGTAAACGTCAGTTTAAGGGGCTAATCGATGTTTACTCTAAGACATTGTCAAGTGATGGAATTGTTGGCCTTTATCGGGGATTCGGGGCTTCAATTATGGGAATAACTCTGTATCGAGGCATGTACTTTGGGCTCTATGACTCCATGAAGCCAATTGTTTTAGTTGGACCTCTACAG GACAATTTTCTTGCCAGTTTCCTGTTGGGTTGGAGCATAACCACTTCCTCTGGGGTATGTGCCTACCCATTCGACACAGTCCGCAGAAGAATGATGCTAACTTCAGGGCAAGAAACAAAGTATAGGAACTCCATGCATGCACTCCGCGAAATTATACGCGTGGAAGGTTTTGCTGCACTTTTTAGAGGAGTAAGCGCAAACATGCTATATGGCATGGCAGGGGCTGGAGTGCTTGCAGGGTATGATAAAATACACCAAATTGTATATAGACCTGCTTACAGTTTTGAGACTCAAAGAGCCTTCAACAAGTAA
- the LOC104237020 gene encoding ADP,ATP carrier protein ER-ANT1 isoform X2, with product METRSEKFSVDFLMGGTAAIVAKSAAAPIERVKLLLQNQGELMKRGQLKRPYMGISDCFQRVLREEGLVSLWRGNQANVIRYFPTQASNFAFKGYYKTLFGYSKEKDGYVKWFAGNVASGSAAGATTSLFFYHLDYARTRLAMDSTECPVNGKRQFKGLIDVYSKTLSSDGIVGLYRGFGASIMGITLYRGMYFGLYDSMKPIVLVGPLQDNFLASFLLGWSITTSSGVCAYPFDTVRRRMMLTSGQETKYRNSMHALREIIRVEGFAALFRGVSANMLYGMAGAGVLAGYDKIHQIVYRPAYSFETQRAFNK from the exons ATGGAAACTAGATCGGAAAAATTTTCTGTGGATTTTCTCATGGGCGGAACAGCAGCCATTGTAGCAAAAAGTGCTGCAGCACCAATTGAAAGAGTAAAACTTCTGTTGCAGAATCAGGGAGAATTGATGAAGAGAGGTCAACTTAAGAGACCTTATATGGGAATTAGTGATTGCTTTCAAAGAGTTTTGCGGGAGGAGGGTCTTGTCTCATTGTGGAGGGGAAACCAGGCCAATGTTATAAGATATTTCCCAACTCAG GCTTCCAACTTTGCTTTCAAAGGTTACTACAAGACCCTCTTTGGATATTCAAAAGAGAAAGATGGATATGTCAAGTGGTTTGCAGGCAATGTGGCATCAGGTAGCGCTGCTGGGGCAACTACTTCTCTGTTCTTTTATCACTTGGACTATGCAAGGACTCGCTTGGCCATGGATTCTACGGAGTGCCCCGTTAATGGTAAACGTCAGTTTAAGGGGCTAATCGATGTTTACTCTAAGACATTGTCAAGTGATGGAATTGTTGGCCTTTATCGGGGATTCGGGGCTTCAATTATGGGAATAACTCTGTATCGAGGCATGTACTTTGGGCTCTATGACTCCATGAAGCCAATTGTTTTAGTTGGACCTCTACAG GACAATTTTCTTGCCAGTTTCCTGTTGGGTTGGAGCATAACCACTTCCTCTGGGGTATGTGCCTACCCATTCGACACAGTCCGCAGAAGAATGATGCTAACTTCAGGGCAAGAAACAAAGTATAGGAACTCCATGCATGCACTCCGCGAAATTATACGCGTGGAAGGTTTTGCTGCACTTTTTAGAGGAGTAAGCGCAAACATGCTATATGGCATGGCAGGGGCTGGAGTGCTTGCAGGGTATGATAAAATACACCAAATTGTATATAGACCTGCTTACAGTTTTGAGACTCAAAGAGCCTTCAACAAGTAA
- the LOC104237023 gene encoding wound-induced proteinase inhibitor 1-like gives MLKSYSSKIQLENILGHAVDEETFETDCNNEEILGADWWSTPAEEAEPELDMRIIPPCYSDFDVHIIADNEETFGTDWRSKLAGKSWPTLVGLSTEEAERKIKEENPKLHLHIIPANSMVTLDYCSNRVRIFADKYGKVASVPSIG, from the exons ATGTTGAAATCGTACAGCTCGAAAATACAACTCGAAAATATTTTAGGGCATGCTGTTG ATGAAGAAACTTTTGAAACAGATTGCAATAATGAAGAAATTCTTGGAGCAGATTGGTGGAGTACACCAGCAGAGGAAGCAGAACCAGAGCTGGACATGCGTATAATTCCGCCCTGTTACTCTGATTTTGATGTCCATATAATTGCTGATA ATGAAGAAACTTTTGGAACAGATTGGCGGAGTAAACTAGCTGGGAAGTCATGGCCTACGTTGGTTGGCCTGTCAACAGAGGAAGCAGAAAGGAAGATAAAGGAGGAGAACCCAAAGCTGCACCTACATATAATTCCAGCCAATTCAATGGTGACTTTGGATTACTGTTCAAATAGGGTCCGTATCTTTGCTGATAAATATGGAAAAGTTGCCTCGGTCCCTAGCATTGGCTAA